From Xiphophorus couchianus chromosome 23, X_couchianus-1.0, whole genome shotgun sequence, one genomic window encodes:
- the pld7 gene encoding phospholipase D3 isoform X1 — MPMVLRSRRSNRVELEPTPRRRSTRPHLNRHYEDADESEPEAIPSQVMERREAELEEEAAEETDQRISAGQTLTCWMTSVGKDLPALNQRKELKGCRVVLDPLHIDERTQRKEIEEKEDMNRKGLKPVSRIPTYQKRPGSGGQAAERMGGGSQGAERPGNGGQAAERMGSGGQTAERQGGGSQTTDPPSPRKDGPVHIAQSSVRAGSVSVETFKSKLPEVGELALPPPSVRVPSFITPSMSSNAEQAAAADHTSAIAAPKTKSISESTQGVMIASPRPPLRPEQDKNKRSKTKVGSTPEGLLSSLLQESVLSQKPDEKHPGMTLSACGDTEKSEEKADVAVVEQTECIMEEEPPWEPVKATESQSSRSSSDTDLATERSDGNDSENVEEHQEPLESQTKLPDSEVEEPCMDDSTSYVEPKKAASEKTTQSTKRSMCSAISLFLLLLVGGLGLHFWFYGLPTSVAQLAAQLELHRLEGVGLVPEHCSSDCRVQLVESIPVDLYPSSSSLGPNIADSWLRLLDEADSSVHIAAFYFTLRDSDVQSANPSDFRGRKVFEQLKKLESRGVKLQIAVNAPQTSTQDTAELSAAGAQVRGVNLSAVTGGIVHTKLWVVDQKHFYLGSANMDWRSLSQVKEVGLSVEDCSCLAQDAFRLFGVYWAIGGAQSGSLPPFWPARLSALSSADQPLDLNFNGVPAQVYLSSAPPPISARGRSDDLSTILSVIDDARRFIHISVMDYLPLSQYTEPVQFWPAIDSRLRAAACTRGVQVRLMVSCWEHSPASMFIFLQSLLVLSRAPLQCNIDVKIFTVPSTEEQMKIPFARVNHAKYMVTDRVLYIGTSNWSQNYFTHTAGVGLVVNQTGPAVKEGQQTLPSQAEQLFLRDWDSDYASQLRVDDLDVCPHRRGFVHQ, encoded by the exons ATCTCAGCAGGTCAGACTCTCACCTGCTGGATGACTTCAGTGGGGAAGGATTTACCAGCTCTGAACCAGAGGAAG GAACTGAAGGGTTGCCGGGTTGTTCTGGATCCACTCCACATAGATGAAAGGACCCAGAGGAAAGAAATCGAGGAGAAAGAAGATATGAACCGAAAAGGTTTGAAACCAGTCTCCCGAATCCCCACTTACCAGAAGCGACCGGGCAGCGGAGGTCAGGCCGCCGAGCGAATGGGCGGCGGAAGTCAGGGTGCTGAGCGACCGGGCAACGGAGGTCAAGCCGCCGAGCGAATGGGCAGCGGAGGTCAGACCGCCGAGCGACAGGGTGGAGGAAGTCAGACCACCGATCCTCCCTCTCCCAGAAAAGACGGCCCCGTTCACATAGCGCAATCTTCTGTCAGAGCCGGAAGTGTGAGCGTGGAAACTTTCAAGTCCAAACTCCCCGAGGTCGGAGAATTGGCGCTGCCTCCTCCGTCCGTCCGTGTTCCCAGCTTTATCACGCCCTCAATGTCCAGCAACGCGGAACAAGCTGCCGCAGCGGATCACACCTCTGCCATCGCCGCCCCGAAAACCAAGAGTATCTCAGAGTCTACTCAGGGTGTCATGATCGCCAGCCCCAGACCTCCTCTCAGGCCAGAGCAAGACAAGAACAAACGCTCCAAAACTAAAGTGGGTAGCACACCAGAAGGACTTCTGAGTTCCCTCCTGCAGGAGAGCGTCCTCAGCCAGAAGCCAGACGAAAAACACCCAGGGATGACCCTCTCCGCCTGCGGCGACACCGAGAAATCTGAAGAGAAGGCTGACGTCGCTGTGGTCGAGCAGACGGAGTGCATTATGGAAGAAGAACCGCCTTGGGAGCCGGTGAAAGCAACTGAATCCCAGAGCAGCCGATCGTCTTCGGACACCGACCTGGCAACCGAAAGATCCGATGGCAACGATTCAGAGAATGTCGAGGAACATCAGGAACCGCTTGAAAGCCAAACAAAGCTTCCAGATTCTGAAGTAGAAGAACCCTGTATGGATGACTCCACCTCTTATGTGGAACCAAAAAAAGCAGCTAGTGAGAAGACCACCCAGTCCACTAAG AGGTCGATGTGCTCCGCcatttctctcttccttttgCTGCTGGTGGGAGGGCTCGGCCTGCACTTCTGGTTCTATGGGCTTCCTACGTCCGTGGCTCAGCTAGCGGCGCAGCTGGAGCTGCACCGGCTGGAGGGCGTCGGCTTGGTGCCGGAGCACTGTAGCTCAGACTGCCG AGTGCAGCTGGTGGAGAGCATCCCCGTCGACCTGTACCCGTCCTCCTCGTCGCTCGGTCCGAACATCGCAGACAGCTGGCTCCGTCTGCTGGACGAGGCCGACAGCTCGGTCCACATCGCTGCGTTTTACTTTACGCTGCGGGACAGCGACGTCCAATCAGCCAACCCCTCAGACTTCCGG GGGAGGAAAGTCTTCGAGCAGCTTAAGAAACTTGAATCCAGAGGCGTGAAACTCCAGATTGCTGTCAACGCCCCTCAAACCTCAACGCAGGACACAGCAGAACTGAGCGCAGCAG GTGCACAGGTCAGAGGGGTGAACCTGAGCGCAGTGACTGGAGGCATCGTTCACACCAAGCTCTGGGTCGTGGACCAGAAGCATTTCTACCTGGGCAGCGCTAACATGGACTGGCGCTCTCTCAGTCAG GTGAAGGAGGTGGGTCTGTCAGTGGAGGACTGCAGCTGCCTGGCTCAGGATGCCTTTCGGCTCTTTGGGGTGTACTGGGCCATCGGGGGGGCCCAGAGCGGCTCCCTCCCTCCGTTCTGGCCCGCTCGTCTGTCCGCTCTGTCCAGCGCCGACCAACCTCTGGACCTAAACTTTAACGGAGTCCCTGCTCAGGTCTACCTGTCC AGCGCGCCGCCGCCCATCTCAGCCAGAGGTCGCTCCGACGATCTGTCCACCATCCTGTCGGTCATCGACGACGCCCGGAGGTTCATCCACATATCGGTCATGGACTACCTCCCTCTGTCTCAGTACACAGAGCCAGTACA GTTCTGGCCCGCCATCGACTCCAGGCTGCGCGCCGCAGCGTGCACCAGAGGGGTGCAGGTCAGACTGATGGTCAGCTGCTGGGAGCACTCGCCGGCCTCCATGTTCATCTTCCTGCAGTCCCTGCTGGTGCTCAGCAGGGCTCCCCTCCAATGCAACATTGATGTG AAAATCTTTACGGTGCCGTCAACAGAAGAGCAGATGAAGATCCCCTTCGCACGGGTCAATCACGCCAAATACATGGTGACGGACAGAGTGCTCTATATAG GCACGTCCAACTGGTCACAGAACTACTTCACGCACACGGCCGGCGTGGGCCTGGTGGTGAACCAGACCGGCCCGGCCGTAAAAGAGGGCCAGCAGACGCTGCCCAGCCAGGCGGAGCAGCTCTTCCTCCGGGACTGGGACTCCGACTACGCCAGCCAGCTCCGTGTGGACGACCTGGACGTCTGTCCCCACAGACGGGGCTTTGTCCACCAGTGA
- the pld7 gene encoding phospholipase D3 isoform X3 produces the protein MDADESEPEAIPSQVMERREAELEEEAAEETDQRISAGQTLTCWMTSVGKDLPALNQRKELKGCRVVLDPLHIDERTQRKEIEEKEDMNRKGLKPVSRIPTYQKRPGSGGQAAERMGGGSQGAERPGNGGQAAERMGSGGQTAERQGGGSQTTDPPSPRKDGPVHIAQSSVRAGSVSVETFKSKLPEVGELALPPPSVRVPSFITPSMSSNAEQAAAADHTSAIAAPKTKSISESTQGVMIASPRPPLRPEQDKNKRSKTKVGSTPEGLLSSLLQESVLSQKPDEKHPGMTLSACGDTEKSEEKADVAVVEQTECIMEEEPPWEPVKATESQSSRSSSDTDLATERSDGNDSENVEEHQEPLESQTKLPDSEVEEPCMDDSTSYVEPKKAASEKTTQSTKRSMCSAISLFLLLLVGGLGLHFWFYGLPTSVAQLAAQLELHRLEGVGLVPEHCSSDCRVQLVESIPVDLYPSSSSLGPNIADSWLRLLDEADSSVHIAAFYFTLRDSDVQSANPSDFRGRKVFEQLKKLESRGVKLQIAVNAPQTSTQDTAELSAAGAQVRGVNLSAVTGGIVHTKLWVVDQKHFYLGSANMDWRSLSQVKEVGLSVEDCSCLAQDAFRLFGVYWAIGGAQSGSLPPFWPARLSALSSADQPLDLNFNGVPAQVYLSSAPPPISARGRSDDLSTILSVIDDARRFIHISVMDYLPLSQYTEPVQFWPAIDSRLRAAACTRGVQVRLMVSCWEHSPASMFIFLQSLLVLSRAPLQCNIDVKIFTVPSTEEQMKIPFARVNHAKYMVTDRVLYIGTSNWSQNYFTHTAGVGLVVNQTGPAVKEGQQTLPSQAEQLFLRDWDSDYASQLRVDDLDVCPHRRGFVHQ, from the exons ATCTCAGCAGGTCAGACTCTCACCTGCTGGATGACTTCAGTGGGGAAGGATTTACCAGCTCTGAACCAGAGGAAG GAACTGAAGGGTTGCCGGGTTGTTCTGGATCCACTCCACATAGATGAAAGGACCCAGAGGAAAGAAATCGAGGAGAAAGAAGATATGAACCGAAAAGGTTTGAAACCAGTCTCCCGAATCCCCACTTACCAGAAGCGACCGGGCAGCGGAGGTCAGGCCGCCGAGCGAATGGGCGGCGGAAGTCAGGGTGCTGAGCGACCGGGCAACGGAGGTCAAGCCGCCGAGCGAATGGGCAGCGGAGGTCAGACCGCCGAGCGACAGGGTGGAGGAAGTCAGACCACCGATCCTCCCTCTCCCAGAAAAGACGGCCCCGTTCACATAGCGCAATCTTCTGTCAGAGCCGGAAGTGTGAGCGTGGAAACTTTCAAGTCCAAACTCCCCGAGGTCGGAGAATTGGCGCTGCCTCCTCCGTCCGTCCGTGTTCCCAGCTTTATCACGCCCTCAATGTCCAGCAACGCGGAACAAGCTGCCGCAGCGGATCACACCTCTGCCATCGCCGCCCCGAAAACCAAGAGTATCTCAGAGTCTACTCAGGGTGTCATGATCGCCAGCCCCAGACCTCCTCTCAGGCCAGAGCAAGACAAGAACAAACGCTCCAAAACTAAAGTGGGTAGCACACCAGAAGGACTTCTGAGTTCCCTCCTGCAGGAGAGCGTCCTCAGCCAGAAGCCAGACGAAAAACACCCAGGGATGACCCTCTCCGCCTGCGGCGACACCGAGAAATCTGAAGAGAAGGCTGACGTCGCTGTGGTCGAGCAGACGGAGTGCATTATGGAAGAAGAACCGCCTTGGGAGCCGGTGAAAGCAACTGAATCCCAGAGCAGCCGATCGTCTTCGGACACCGACCTGGCAACCGAAAGATCCGATGGCAACGATTCAGAGAATGTCGAGGAACATCAGGAACCGCTTGAAAGCCAAACAAAGCTTCCAGATTCTGAAGTAGAAGAACCCTGTATGGATGACTCCACCTCTTATGTGGAACCAAAAAAAGCAGCTAGTGAGAAGACCACCCAGTCCACTAAG AGGTCGATGTGCTCCGCcatttctctcttccttttgCTGCTGGTGGGAGGGCTCGGCCTGCACTTCTGGTTCTATGGGCTTCCTACGTCCGTGGCTCAGCTAGCGGCGCAGCTGGAGCTGCACCGGCTGGAGGGCGTCGGCTTGGTGCCGGAGCACTGTAGCTCAGACTGCCG AGTGCAGCTGGTGGAGAGCATCCCCGTCGACCTGTACCCGTCCTCCTCGTCGCTCGGTCCGAACATCGCAGACAGCTGGCTCCGTCTGCTGGACGAGGCCGACAGCTCGGTCCACATCGCTGCGTTTTACTTTACGCTGCGGGACAGCGACGTCCAATCAGCCAACCCCTCAGACTTCCGG GGGAGGAAAGTCTTCGAGCAGCTTAAGAAACTTGAATCCAGAGGCGTGAAACTCCAGATTGCTGTCAACGCCCCTCAAACCTCAACGCAGGACACAGCAGAACTGAGCGCAGCAG GTGCACAGGTCAGAGGGGTGAACCTGAGCGCAGTGACTGGAGGCATCGTTCACACCAAGCTCTGGGTCGTGGACCAGAAGCATTTCTACCTGGGCAGCGCTAACATGGACTGGCGCTCTCTCAGTCAG GTGAAGGAGGTGGGTCTGTCAGTGGAGGACTGCAGCTGCCTGGCTCAGGATGCCTTTCGGCTCTTTGGGGTGTACTGGGCCATCGGGGGGGCCCAGAGCGGCTCCCTCCCTCCGTTCTGGCCCGCTCGTCTGTCCGCTCTGTCCAGCGCCGACCAACCTCTGGACCTAAACTTTAACGGAGTCCCTGCTCAGGTCTACCTGTCC AGCGCGCCGCCGCCCATCTCAGCCAGAGGTCGCTCCGACGATCTGTCCACCATCCTGTCGGTCATCGACGACGCCCGGAGGTTCATCCACATATCGGTCATGGACTACCTCCCTCTGTCTCAGTACACAGAGCCAGTACA GTTCTGGCCCGCCATCGACTCCAGGCTGCGCGCCGCAGCGTGCACCAGAGGGGTGCAGGTCAGACTGATGGTCAGCTGCTGGGAGCACTCGCCGGCCTCCATGTTCATCTTCCTGCAGTCCCTGCTGGTGCTCAGCAGGGCTCCCCTCCAATGCAACATTGATGTG AAAATCTTTACGGTGCCGTCAACAGAAGAGCAGATGAAGATCCCCTTCGCACGGGTCAATCACGCCAAATACATGGTGACGGACAGAGTGCTCTATATAG GCACGTCCAACTGGTCACAGAACTACTTCACGCACACGGCCGGCGTGGGCCTGGTGGTGAACCAGACCGGCCCGGCCGTAAAAGAGGGCCAGCAGACGCTGCCCAGCCAGGCGGAGCAGCTCTTCCTCCGGGACTGGGACTCCGACTACGCCAGCCAGCTCCGTGTGGACGACCTGGACGTCTGTCCCCACAGACGGGGCTTTGTCCACCAGTGA
- the pld7 gene encoding phospholipase D3 isoform X2: protein MPMVLRSRRSNRVELEPTPRRRSTRPHLNRHYEDADESEPEAIPSQVMERREAELEEEAAEETDQRELKGCRVVLDPLHIDERTQRKEIEEKEDMNRKGLKPVSRIPTYQKRPGSGGQAAERMGGGSQGAERPGNGGQAAERMGSGGQTAERQGGGSQTTDPPSPRKDGPVHIAQSSVRAGSVSVETFKSKLPEVGELALPPPSVRVPSFITPSMSSNAEQAAAADHTSAIAAPKTKSISESTQGVMIASPRPPLRPEQDKNKRSKTKVGSTPEGLLSSLLQESVLSQKPDEKHPGMTLSACGDTEKSEEKADVAVVEQTECIMEEEPPWEPVKATESQSSRSSSDTDLATERSDGNDSENVEEHQEPLESQTKLPDSEVEEPCMDDSTSYVEPKKAASEKTTQSTKRSMCSAISLFLLLLVGGLGLHFWFYGLPTSVAQLAAQLELHRLEGVGLVPEHCSSDCRVQLVESIPVDLYPSSSSLGPNIADSWLRLLDEADSSVHIAAFYFTLRDSDVQSANPSDFRGRKVFEQLKKLESRGVKLQIAVNAPQTSTQDTAELSAAGAQVRGVNLSAVTGGIVHTKLWVVDQKHFYLGSANMDWRSLSQVKEVGLSVEDCSCLAQDAFRLFGVYWAIGGAQSGSLPPFWPARLSALSSADQPLDLNFNGVPAQVYLSSAPPPISARGRSDDLSTILSVIDDARRFIHISVMDYLPLSQYTEPVQFWPAIDSRLRAAACTRGVQVRLMVSCWEHSPASMFIFLQSLLVLSRAPLQCNIDVKIFTVPSTEEQMKIPFARVNHAKYMVTDRVLYIGTSNWSQNYFTHTAGVGLVVNQTGPAVKEGQQTLPSQAEQLFLRDWDSDYASQLRVDDLDVCPHRRGFVHQ, encoded by the exons GAACTGAAGGGTTGCCGGGTTGTTCTGGATCCACTCCACATAGATGAAAGGACCCAGAGGAAAGAAATCGAGGAGAAAGAAGATATGAACCGAAAAGGTTTGAAACCAGTCTCCCGAATCCCCACTTACCAGAAGCGACCGGGCAGCGGAGGTCAGGCCGCCGAGCGAATGGGCGGCGGAAGTCAGGGTGCTGAGCGACCGGGCAACGGAGGTCAAGCCGCCGAGCGAATGGGCAGCGGAGGTCAGACCGCCGAGCGACAGGGTGGAGGAAGTCAGACCACCGATCCTCCCTCTCCCAGAAAAGACGGCCCCGTTCACATAGCGCAATCTTCTGTCAGAGCCGGAAGTGTGAGCGTGGAAACTTTCAAGTCCAAACTCCCCGAGGTCGGAGAATTGGCGCTGCCTCCTCCGTCCGTCCGTGTTCCCAGCTTTATCACGCCCTCAATGTCCAGCAACGCGGAACAAGCTGCCGCAGCGGATCACACCTCTGCCATCGCCGCCCCGAAAACCAAGAGTATCTCAGAGTCTACTCAGGGTGTCATGATCGCCAGCCCCAGACCTCCTCTCAGGCCAGAGCAAGACAAGAACAAACGCTCCAAAACTAAAGTGGGTAGCACACCAGAAGGACTTCTGAGTTCCCTCCTGCAGGAGAGCGTCCTCAGCCAGAAGCCAGACGAAAAACACCCAGGGATGACCCTCTCCGCCTGCGGCGACACCGAGAAATCTGAAGAGAAGGCTGACGTCGCTGTGGTCGAGCAGACGGAGTGCATTATGGAAGAAGAACCGCCTTGGGAGCCGGTGAAAGCAACTGAATCCCAGAGCAGCCGATCGTCTTCGGACACCGACCTGGCAACCGAAAGATCCGATGGCAACGATTCAGAGAATGTCGAGGAACATCAGGAACCGCTTGAAAGCCAAACAAAGCTTCCAGATTCTGAAGTAGAAGAACCCTGTATGGATGACTCCACCTCTTATGTGGAACCAAAAAAAGCAGCTAGTGAGAAGACCACCCAGTCCACTAAG AGGTCGATGTGCTCCGCcatttctctcttccttttgCTGCTGGTGGGAGGGCTCGGCCTGCACTTCTGGTTCTATGGGCTTCCTACGTCCGTGGCTCAGCTAGCGGCGCAGCTGGAGCTGCACCGGCTGGAGGGCGTCGGCTTGGTGCCGGAGCACTGTAGCTCAGACTGCCG AGTGCAGCTGGTGGAGAGCATCCCCGTCGACCTGTACCCGTCCTCCTCGTCGCTCGGTCCGAACATCGCAGACAGCTGGCTCCGTCTGCTGGACGAGGCCGACAGCTCGGTCCACATCGCTGCGTTTTACTTTACGCTGCGGGACAGCGACGTCCAATCAGCCAACCCCTCAGACTTCCGG GGGAGGAAAGTCTTCGAGCAGCTTAAGAAACTTGAATCCAGAGGCGTGAAACTCCAGATTGCTGTCAACGCCCCTCAAACCTCAACGCAGGACACAGCAGAACTGAGCGCAGCAG GTGCACAGGTCAGAGGGGTGAACCTGAGCGCAGTGACTGGAGGCATCGTTCACACCAAGCTCTGGGTCGTGGACCAGAAGCATTTCTACCTGGGCAGCGCTAACATGGACTGGCGCTCTCTCAGTCAG GTGAAGGAGGTGGGTCTGTCAGTGGAGGACTGCAGCTGCCTGGCTCAGGATGCCTTTCGGCTCTTTGGGGTGTACTGGGCCATCGGGGGGGCCCAGAGCGGCTCCCTCCCTCCGTTCTGGCCCGCTCGTCTGTCCGCTCTGTCCAGCGCCGACCAACCTCTGGACCTAAACTTTAACGGAGTCCCTGCTCAGGTCTACCTGTCC AGCGCGCCGCCGCCCATCTCAGCCAGAGGTCGCTCCGACGATCTGTCCACCATCCTGTCGGTCATCGACGACGCCCGGAGGTTCATCCACATATCGGTCATGGACTACCTCCCTCTGTCTCAGTACACAGAGCCAGTACA GTTCTGGCCCGCCATCGACTCCAGGCTGCGCGCCGCAGCGTGCACCAGAGGGGTGCAGGTCAGACTGATGGTCAGCTGCTGGGAGCACTCGCCGGCCTCCATGTTCATCTTCCTGCAGTCCCTGCTGGTGCTCAGCAGGGCTCCCCTCCAATGCAACATTGATGTG AAAATCTTTACGGTGCCGTCAACAGAAGAGCAGATGAAGATCCCCTTCGCACGGGTCAATCACGCCAAATACATGGTGACGGACAGAGTGCTCTATATAG GCACGTCCAACTGGTCACAGAACTACTTCACGCACACGGCCGGCGTGGGCCTGGTGGTGAACCAGACCGGCCCGGCCGTAAAAGAGGGCCAGCAGACGCTGCCCAGCCAGGCGGAGCAGCTCTTCCTCCGGGACTGGGACTCCGACTACGCCAGCCAGCTCCGTGTGGACGACCTGGACGTCTGTCCCCACAGACGGGGCTTTGTCCACCAGTGA
- the pld7 gene encoding phospholipase D3 isoform X4, with translation MDADESEPEAIPSQVMERREAELEEEAAEETDQRELKGCRVVLDPLHIDERTQRKEIEEKEDMNRKGLKPVSRIPTYQKRPGSGGQAAERMGGGSQGAERPGNGGQAAERMGSGGQTAERQGGGSQTTDPPSPRKDGPVHIAQSSVRAGSVSVETFKSKLPEVGELALPPPSVRVPSFITPSMSSNAEQAAAADHTSAIAAPKTKSISESTQGVMIASPRPPLRPEQDKNKRSKTKVGSTPEGLLSSLLQESVLSQKPDEKHPGMTLSACGDTEKSEEKADVAVVEQTECIMEEEPPWEPVKATESQSSRSSSDTDLATERSDGNDSENVEEHQEPLESQTKLPDSEVEEPCMDDSTSYVEPKKAASEKTTQSTKRSMCSAISLFLLLLVGGLGLHFWFYGLPTSVAQLAAQLELHRLEGVGLVPEHCSSDCRVQLVESIPVDLYPSSSSLGPNIADSWLRLLDEADSSVHIAAFYFTLRDSDVQSANPSDFRGRKVFEQLKKLESRGVKLQIAVNAPQTSTQDTAELSAAGAQVRGVNLSAVTGGIVHTKLWVVDQKHFYLGSANMDWRSLSQVKEVGLSVEDCSCLAQDAFRLFGVYWAIGGAQSGSLPPFWPARLSALSSADQPLDLNFNGVPAQVYLSSAPPPISARGRSDDLSTILSVIDDARRFIHISVMDYLPLSQYTEPVQFWPAIDSRLRAAACTRGVQVRLMVSCWEHSPASMFIFLQSLLVLSRAPLQCNIDVKIFTVPSTEEQMKIPFARVNHAKYMVTDRVLYIGTSNWSQNYFTHTAGVGLVVNQTGPAVKEGQQTLPSQAEQLFLRDWDSDYASQLRVDDLDVCPHRRGFVHQ, from the exons GAACTGAAGGGTTGCCGGGTTGTTCTGGATCCACTCCACATAGATGAAAGGACCCAGAGGAAAGAAATCGAGGAGAAAGAAGATATGAACCGAAAAGGTTTGAAACCAGTCTCCCGAATCCCCACTTACCAGAAGCGACCGGGCAGCGGAGGTCAGGCCGCCGAGCGAATGGGCGGCGGAAGTCAGGGTGCTGAGCGACCGGGCAACGGAGGTCAAGCCGCCGAGCGAATGGGCAGCGGAGGTCAGACCGCCGAGCGACAGGGTGGAGGAAGTCAGACCACCGATCCTCCCTCTCCCAGAAAAGACGGCCCCGTTCACATAGCGCAATCTTCTGTCAGAGCCGGAAGTGTGAGCGTGGAAACTTTCAAGTCCAAACTCCCCGAGGTCGGAGAATTGGCGCTGCCTCCTCCGTCCGTCCGTGTTCCCAGCTTTATCACGCCCTCAATGTCCAGCAACGCGGAACAAGCTGCCGCAGCGGATCACACCTCTGCCATCGCCGCCCCGAAAACCAAGAGTATCTCAGAGTCTACTCAGGGTGTCATGATCGCCAGCCCCAGACCTCCTCTCAGGCCAGAGCAAGACAAGAACAAACGCTCCAAAACTAAAGTGGGTAGCACACCAGAAGGACTTCTGAGTTCCCTCCTGCAGGAGAGCGTCCTCAGCCAGAAGCCAGACGAAAAACACCCAGGGATGACCCTCTCCGCCTGCGGCGACACCGAGAAATCTGAAGAGAAGGCTGACGTCGCTGTGGTCGAGCAGACGGAGTGCATTATGGAAGAAGAACCGCCTTGGGAGCCGGTGAAAGCAACTGAATCCCAGAGCAGCCGATCGTCTTCGGACACCGACCTGGCAACCGAAAGATCCGATGGCAACGATTCAGAGAATGTCGAGGAACATCAGGAACCGCTTGAAAGCCAAACAAAGCTTCCAGATTCTGAAGTAGAAGAACCCTGTATGGATGACTCCACCTCTTATGTGGAACCAAAAAAAGCAGCTAGTGAGAAGACCACCCAGTCCACTAAG AGGTCGATGTGCTCCGCcatttctctcttccttttgCTGCTGGTGGGAGGGCTCGGCCTGCACTTCTGGTTCTATGGGCTTCCTACGTCCGTGGCTCAGCTAGCGGCGCAGCTGGAGCTGCACCGGCTGGAGGGCGTCGGCTTGGTGCCGGAGCACTGTAGCTCAGACTGCCG AGTGCAGCTGGTGGAGAGCATCCCCGTCGACCTGTACCCGTCCTCCTCGTCGCTCGGTCCGAACATCGCAGACAGCTGGCTCCGTCTGCTGGACGAGGCCGACAGCTCGGTCCACATCGCTGCGTTTTACTTTACGCTGCGGGACAGCGACGTCCAATCAGCCAACCCCTCAGACTTCCGG GGGAGGAAAGTCTTCGAGCAGCTTAAGAAACTTGAATCCAGAGGCGTGAAACTCCAGATTGCTGTCAACGCCCCTCAAACCTCAACGCAGGACACAGCAGAACTGAGCGCAGCAG GTGCACAGGTCAGAGGGGTGAACCTGAGCGCAGTGACTGGAGGCATCGTTCACACCAAGCTCTGGGTCGTGGACCAGAAGCATTTCTACCTGGGCAGCGCTAACATGGACTGGCGCTCTCTCAGTCAG GTGAAGGAGGTGGGTCTGTCAGTGGAGGACTGCAGCTGCCTGGCTCAGGATGCCTTTCGGCTCTTTGGGGTGTACTGGGCCATCGGGGGGGCCCAGAGCGGCTCCCTCCCTCCGTTCTGGCCCGCTCGTCTGTCCGCTCTGTCCAGCGCCGACCAACCTCTGGACCTAAACTTTAACGGAGTCCCTGCTCAGGTCTACCTGTCC AGCGCGCCGCCGCCCATCTCAGCCAGAGGTCGCTCCGACGATCTGTCCACCATCCTGTCGGTCATCGACGACGCCCGGAGGTTCATCCACATATCGGTCATGGACTACCTCCCTCTGTCTCAGTACACAGAGCCAGTACA GTTCTGGCCCGCCATCGACTCCAGGCTGCGCGCCGCAGCGTGCACCAGAGGGGTGCAGGTCAGACTGATGGTCAGCTGCTGGGAGCACTCGCCGGCCTCCATGTTCATCTTCCTGCAGTCCCTGCTGGTGCTCAGCAGGGCTCCCCTCCAATGCAACATTGATGTG AAAATCTTTACGGTGCCGTCAACAGAAGAGCAGATGAAGATCCCCTTCGCACGGGTCAATCACGCCAAATACATGGTGACGGACAGAGTGCTCTATATAG GCACGTCCAACTGGTCACAGAACTACTTCACGCACACGGCCGGCGTGGGCCTGGTGGTGAACCAGACCGGCCCGGCCGTAAAAGAGGGCCAGCAGACGCTGCCCAGCCAGGCGGAGCAGCTCTTCCTCCGGGACTGGGACTCCGACTACGCCAGCCAGCTCCGTGTGGACGACCTGGACGTCTGTCCCCACAGACGGGGCTTTGTCCACCAGTGA
- the smim19 gene encoding small integral membrane protein 19, translating into MGGRGLLGNQPDSIDYSVHEAWNEATNVYLLVILVSFGLLIYARKNKRKIMRIFTLPPTVGSSPEPNFYDSLQKVRLRQQLEMYSLARKFEQQQQQQQQTDSVQLSME; encoded by the exons ATGGGAGGTCGCGGACTTCTGGGGAACCAGCCGGACTCCATAGACTACTCGGTGCATGAAGCCTGGAACGAGGCTACAAATGTCTACCTGCTCGTCATCCTGGTCAGCTTCGGCCTGCTCATCTACGCAAGAAA AAACAAGAGGAAGATCATGCGGATCTTCACGCTGCCTCCCACCGTCGGCAGCAGCCCGGAGCCCAACTTCTACGACAGCCTGCAGAAGGTGCGGCTGCGGCAGCAGCTTGAGATGTACTCTCTGG CTAGGAAGtttgaacagcagcagcagcagcagcagcagactgaCAGTGTGCAGCTCTCCATGGAATGA